A window of Bacillus toyonensis BCT-7112 genomic DNA:
TTATTTAACGAATGCAGGAATTCCTGTCGTAGCGCATTTAGGTTTAACTCCTCAATCTGTGGGAGTATTGGGTGGATATAAAGTGCAAGGAAAAGATGCTGAAAGTGCAAAGAAATTAATAGACGATGCAAAGAAATGTGAGGAAGCTGGTGCGATAGCACTTGTGTTAGAATGTGTGCCAATGCAGTTAGCAGAATTAATTTCGAAGCAATTAACAATTCCAATAATCGGGATTGGAGCGGGACAAAAAGTAGATGGGCAAGTTCTTGTATATCATGATCTCATCTCATATGGGGTAAATCGTGTTCCGAAATTCGTAAAACAGTATACGTCTGTTCAAGAGGAAATTGTACGTGGGATTTCTCAATATGTTGCTGAAGTGAAGACAGGGCAATTTCCTGAAGAGAAACATTCGTTCACAATGAAAGAAGAAGAATGCTTAGCGTTATACGGGGGAAAACAGTAATGAAAATCATAACTACAGTGCAAGAGATGCAGCAAATTACGAGCGAACTTCGTACAAGTGGAAAGAATATTGGTTTTGTTCCAACGATGGGTTATTTACATGAAGGGCATGCTACTTTATTACGCAAGGCAAGAGAAGAAAATGAAATTGTAGTTTTAAGTGTGTTTGTAAACCCACTACAGTTTGGGCCGAACGAAGATTTAGAGCGATACCCTCGTGATATTGAGAGAGATGAAAGTGTAGCAAAAGAAAACGGTGTGGATTATTTATTTTATCCGAGTGTAGAAGAAATGTATCCGGCAGAACAAACAACAACAGTAGAAGTTGTAAAGCGTACTGACGTATTATGTGGAAAACAAAGACCTGGTCACTTTTCTGGAGTTGCGACTGTACTAATGAAATTATTTAATATTGTAATGCCAAATCGTGCTTATTTCGGTATGAAAGACGCACAACAAGTTGCTGTAATTGAAGGATTTGTAACTGATTTCAATATTCCAGTAACGATCGTACCAGTTGATATTGTAAGAGAAGAAGATGGATTGGCAAAAAGTTCTCGTAATGTGTATTTATCACAAGAAGAACGTGAAGAGGCTTCTCATTTATACCGCAGTCTATGTATAGCGAAAGAAAGAATTGAGGCAGGCGAACGTAATTCAGAAATCATTACAAATCTTGTGAAAGAACATATTGAGACGTATACGAAAGGTACTGTAGATTATGCGGATTTATATGCATATCCGTCATTGGCAATAGTAGGGGAAATGGAAGGAAGAATCATTTTAGCTATTGCAGTTAAGTTTGAAAATGTAAGATTAATTGACAATATAACATTAACGGTTAAATAAGGGGGAGCATCTATGTTTCGCACAATGATGAGAGCAAAGTTACATCGTGCAAC
This region includes:
- the panB gene encoding 3-methyl-2-oxobutanoate hydroxymethyltransferase is translated as MKTKTDFLKMKEQGEPITMLTAYDYPSAKLAEEAEVDMILVGDSLGMVVLGYDSTVPVTVEDMIHHTKAVRRGAKETFIVTDMPFMSYHISLQETMVNARRIVQESGAHALKVEGAGEVISTIHYLTNAGIPVVAHLGLTPQSVGVLGGYKVQGKDAESAKKLIDDAKKCEEAGAIALVLECVPMQLAELISKQLTIPIIGIGAGQKVDGQVLVYHDLISYGVNRVPKFVKQYTSVQEEIVRGISQYVAEVKTGQFPEEKHSFTMKEEECLALYGGKQ
- the panC gene encoding pantoate--beta-alanine ligase, translating into MKIITTVQEMQQITSELRTSGKNIGFVPTMGYLHEGHATLLRKAREENEIVVLSVFVNPLQFGPNEDLERYPRDIERDESVAKENGVDYLFYPSVEEMYPAEQTTTVEVVKRTDVLCGKQRPGHFSGVATVLMKLFNIVMPNRAYFGMKDAQQVAVIEGFVTDFNIPVTIVPVDIVREEDGLAKSSRNVYLSQEEREEASHLYRSLCIAKERIEAGERNSEIITNLVKEHIETYTKGTVDYADLYAYPSLAIVGEMEGRIILAIAVKFENVRLIDNITLTVK